The Candidatus Desulfofervidus auxilii DNA segment ACGGCATTAAGAGAAACTCACATTTTAAACCAGGTAGCCCACCAAATTATTCAAACTGGAGACATAGAAGAAGGTGAAACTACTAGAGAATGGGACAAAAAGGAGTGTAAGGTAGTTACCACCAGAATAGAAGAATATAGAGATATTTCCCTTTATAAAGTTTGCATTACCTTAAATCAACGTATCCTTTGTTTTCTTCACTATCCAGGTAGCAATTTTGGTGAAAAAAACCCTCTTTTTGAAAGAAATGATTAAAGAGCAGGGGTTTACTTTATTAGAATTACTTATTTCCTTATTTCTTTCTACTTTAGTAGCTATTACTCTAGCTATGGCTCTACGTTTTAGTTTAGGAGTGTGGTGGAGAGGAACCGATAAGCAACAGATGGAAATCAATTTTTTTAAATTGACCTATCTGTTAGAAAAACAATTGCGTTATGCGGGTAATATTAAATCAACTTTTTTTCATAAAGGGATTTTTAGTGGAGACAAAACAAGTTTAACCTTTACTACCGATTATTCTCTGCTTACCCCAAACAGGGCTAGTCCTGTTTTGGTAAGATATGCGTGTTTGGAAAATATAATTTCTTATCAAGAAATGCCCTTTACTAATATGGGAGAAATAAATGAGTTTTTGAAGGAAATAGAGGTAATTACACCCATTCAATTGGAATTGCCTGTTCAATGTGGTTTTTTTTATATTAAGAATGATGATATTAAAGAAACTTGGTTAAAAGAAAAACAATCCCCAGATGCCATCAAGATGGAAGCAGAACTTAGGGGAGAAAAATACCAATTTATCTTTTGGTTAAAATGATTTTTAAAAATAAACAACAGGGTAGTATTTTAATTTTTTTATTA contains these protein-coding regions:
- a CDS encoding prepilin-type N-terminal cleavage/methylation domain-containing protein — its product is MVFKNKGFTLLEVLVAVFIMVTVLGVLMGVIGQNFRLLDKALTALRETHILNQVAHQIIQTGDIEEGETTREWDKKECKVVTTRIEEYRDISLYKVCITLNQRILCFLHYPGSNFGEKNPLFERND
- a CDS encoding prepilin-type N-terminal cleavage/methylation domain-containing protein → MKKTLFLKEMIKEQGFTLLELLISLFLSTLVAITLAMALRFSLGVWWRGTDKQQMEINFFKLTYLLEKQLRYAGNIKSTFFHKGIFSGDKTSLTFTTDYSLLTPNRASPVLVRYACLENIISYQEMPFTNMGEINEFLKEIEVITPIQLELPVQCGFFYIKNDDIKETWLKEKQSPDAIKMEAELRGEKYQFIFWLK